The following coding sequences are from one Granulicella arctica window:
- a CDS encoding YbaB/EbfC family nucleoid-associated protein — MNFSDLAKMKDMMSQAKKMQAEMEQKLAATTVEATSGGGVVTVRMNGKKEVLKLKIDPTVMGSNSSDLELLEDLIVAALNEAGRRADDAMKSSAQGLMGGLLGGLPDIPGLT; from the coding sequence ATGAACTTTTCCGACCTAGCCAAGATGAAAGACATGATGTCTCAGGCCAAGAAGATGCAGGCCGAGATGGAGCAGAAGCTCGCCGCCACCACCGTCGAAGCCACCTCCGGCGGAGGCGTCGTCACCGTCAGGATGAACGGCAAAAAAGAGGTCCTCAAGCTCAAGATCGATCCCACCGTCATGGGCAGCAACTCCAGCGACCTCGAGCTCCTCGAAGACCTCATCGTCGCCGCCCTCAACGAAGCCGGACGCCGCGCCGACGACGCCATGAAGTCCAGCGCACAAGGACTCATGGGCGGACTGCTCGGCGGGCTCCCCGACATCCCAGGACTCACCTAG
- the dnaX gene encoding DNA polymerase III subunit gamma/tau: protein MAYQVLARKYRPQRFADVAGQDHVTVTLMNALTQQRIAHGYIFSGHRGIGKTTIARILAMALNCRNVIGSPQRPTAEPCEICESCTEIRAGNAVDVIEIDAATNRGIDEIRELRDAARYAPARDRYKIYILDEAHQITDAAFNALLKTLEEPPEHIVFMMATTQPEDIPQTVRSRCQHFSFHAVKLVDILGELRGIATKEGIDADDAALSLLAEAGDGSMRDALSIMDQAIASAPMHDGRAVLDASQIRELMGTVPNAVFEKILEAVDQNRSAEVMTVANQLLDSGNSPAQLARQCCRYLRNTLIAKIANVGSDGVAADGAAGELLQISADEQRRAGRSAALFTEEELTRFLQIMLRTFDELGYRQEQRFHFELGLLKLVHLRRLLPVEELLSGIPVAPGSGGTQRGISAPKSTSSPAPSTASAAVRTQPVTPAFVLAPAPPRPTPPPHPVLEKPTFSPFQQNTTRAEDISAPAPPIIKPAAAVINIPVEVKLPEPVPTPAAIPIEIETTAPEPAILPSVQADAAPEIATTNSPEAAALQQTAVEALTNARGQQSAADALDEAEWHLDGITLKVQTGVSKTMLPIVVNAEAEKIVRAAIGAGIKLTILPGTAATSEKKKRPAHAGSAQAKATEHPIVQQAQRLFNAEIRSVIDLRDDN from the coding sequence ATGGCCTACCAGGTTCTAGCCCGCAAATACCGCCCCCAAAGATTCGCCGACGTCGCCGGACAAGACCACGTCACCGTCACGCTGATGAACGCGCTCACCCAGCAGCGCATCGCGCACGGCTACATCTTCTCGGGCCATCGCGGCATCGGCAAGACCACCATCGCGCGCATCCTCGCCATGGCGCTCAACTGCCGCAACGTCATCGGCTCCCCTCAGCGCCCCACCGCCGAACCCTGCGAGATCTGCGAATCCTGCACCGAGATCCGCGCCGGCAACGCCGTCGACGTCATCGAGATCGACGCCGCCACCAACCGCGGCATCGACGAGATCCGCGAGCTCCGAGACGCCGCCCGCTACGCCCCCGCCCGCGACCGCTACAAGATCTACATCCTCGACGAAGCCCACCAGATCACCGACGCCGCCTTCAATGCCCTCCTCAAAACCCTCGAGGAACCGCCCGAGCACATCGTCTTCATGATGGCCACAACCCAGCCCGAAGACATCCCCCAGACCGTCCGCTCGCGCTGCCAGCACTTCAGCTTTCATGCCGTAAAACTCGTCGACATTCTCGGCGAGCTCCGCGGCATCGCCACCAAAGAAGGCATCGACGCCGACGATGCCGCCCTCTCCCTCCTCGCCGAGGCAGGCGACGGCTCCATGCGCGACGCCCTCTCCATCATGGACCAAGCCATCGCCTCTGCCCCCATGCACGACGGCAGAGCCGTTCTCGACGCCTCCCAGATTCGCGAGCTCATGGGCACCGTCCCCAACGCCGTCTTCGAAAAGATCCTCGAAGCAGTCGACCAGAACCGCAGCGCCGAAGTCATGACCGTCGCCAACCAGCTCCTCGACTCCGGCAACAGCCCCGCGCAGCTCGCCCGCCAGTGCTGCCGCTACCTTCGCAACACGCTCATCGCCAAGATCGCCAACGTGGGCAGCGATGGCGTAGCCGCCGACGGAGCCGCAGGCGAGCTCCTGCAAATCTCCGCCGACGAGCAGCGCCGCGCCGGTCGCTCCGCCGCCCTCTTCACCGAAGAAGAGCTCACCCGCTTCCTCCAGATCATGCTCCGTACCTTCGACGAGCTCGGCTACCGCCAGGAGCAGCGCTTCCACTTCGAGCTCGGCCTCCTCAAACTCGTCCACCTCCGCCGCCTCCTCCCCGTCGAAGAGCTCCTCAGTGGCATCCCCGTAGCCCCCGGCTCCGGTGGAACCCAGCGCGGCATCAGCGCCCCCAAATCTACATCCAGCCCTGCGCCCAGCACCGCATCCGCCGCCGTCAGGACCCAGCCCGTTACCCCCGCCTTCGTCCTCGCACCCGCGCCACCGCGCCCGACACCGCCACCACATCCCGTACTCGAGAAGCCCACCTTCTCCCCCTTCCAGCAGAACACCACCCGCGCTGAAGACATCTCCGCGCCCGCGCCGCCAATCATCAAACCAGCCGCCGCCGTCATCAACATTCCCGTCGAGGTCAAGCTCCCCGAGCCGGTCCCAACACCCGCTGCGATCCCCATCGAGATCGAAACCACAGCACCCGAACCCGCAATCCTCCCCTCCGTCCAAGCCGACGCAGCCCCCGAGATCGCCACCACCAACTCCCCCGAAGCAGCCGCACTCCAGCAGACCGCCGTCGAAGCCCTCACCAACGCGCGCGGCCAGCAGTCCGCCGCCGACGCACTCGACGAGGCCGAGTGGCACCTCGACGGCATCACCCTCAAGGTCCAGACCGGCGTCTCCAAAACCATGCTCCCCATCGTCGTCAACGCCGAAGCCGAAAAGATCGTCCGCGCCGCCATCGGCGCAGGCATCAAGCTCACCATCCTCCCCGGCACCGCCGCCACCTCCGAGAAGAAGAAGCGTCCCGCCCACGCAGGCTCAGCCCAGGCCAAAGCCACCGAGCATCCAATCGTCCAGCAGGCCCAGCGCCTCTTCAACGCAGAGATCCGCAGCGTCATCGACCTGCGCGACGACAACTAA
- a CDS encoding YcxB family protein, translating into MISITRVLTFEEYAASNKLALRYGTLRRKCKFFVYLYAMPTLGLLLFLFATWMLIDTWKSSDTYVSWFIWMGGSLCWIFCPWFFRKRTRRSYKEQELHLPWTTEISETGVHSVIPGKAASHFEWTFFSSFVETSELFIILQRKRPIFITVPKDSLDPVQQIELRALLITNLKPVA; encoded by the coding sequence ATGATCTCGATCACTCGAGTTCTAACTTTTGAAGAGTACGCAGCATCCAACAAGCTCGCGCTCCGCTATGGCACCCTCCGCCGCAAATGCAAGTTCTTCGTTTATCTGTATGCGATGCCAACGTTAGGTCTGCTCTTATTTCTATTTGCGACGTGGATGCTTATCGATACTTGGAAAAGCTCAGATACCTACGTCTCTTGGTTTATCTGGATGGGAGGATCGCTTTGCTGGATTTTTTGCCCATGGTTCTTTCGCAAGCGAACACGAAGAAGCTACAAAGAGCAGGAACTCCACCTCCCTTGGACGACAGAGATATCGGAAACCGGCGTCCATAGCGTTATTCCCGGCAAAGCAGCCTCCCATTTTGAATGGACGTTTTTCAGTTCCTTCGTTGAAACTTCTGAACTTTTCATCATCCTTCAGCGCAAGAGACCTATCTTCATCACCGTCCCCAAAGATAGTCTCGACCCGGTTCAACAAATCGAACTCCGAGCACTCCTGATAACGAACCTCAAGCCTGTTGCCTGA
- a CDS encoding SET domain-containing protein, translating into MRPGLIIRSSSIHAAGCYTTRPIPKGARVCEYDGPRMTKEIADERYTDRFVTYLFGYGNGEMVIDGFGTAMFINHSCDPNCETEDDNDHIYVTAIRDIAAGEELTYEYNLYDSDDEEGDCHCGAPQCRGTMFSDLELARRAKAAKKAAQKEARRKTPNRSVAV; encoded by the coding sequence ATGCGACCAGGCCTCATCATCCGCTCCTCCTCCATCCACGCCGCCGGCTGCTATACCACCCGCCCCATCCCGAAGGGCGCACGCGTCTGTGAGTATGACGGTCCCCGGATGACAAAGGAGATAGCCGACGAGCGCTACACCGACCGCTTCGTCACCTATCTCTTCGGCTACGGCAACGGAGAAATGGTCATCGACGGCTTCGGAACCGCCATGTTCATCAACCACTCCTGCGATCCCAACTGCGAGACCGAAGACGACAACGACCACATCTACGTCACCGCCATCCGCGACATCGCCGCCGGAGAAGAGCTCACCTACGAGTACAACCTCTACGACTCCGACGACGAAGAGGGCGACTGCCACTGCGGAGCCCCCCAATGCCGAGGCACCATGTTCTCCGACCTCGAACTAGCCCGCCGCGCCAAAGCCGCCAAGAAGGCGGCGCAGAAGGAAGCCCGCCGCAAAACCCCTAATCGATCTGTGGCCGTATGA
- a CDS encoding tetratricopeptide repeat protein produces the protein MTSKLETMANRFSVRVLLLGFGLCGVCSAQQYTPLPPPLATDPCTVQANPVIPVEPDPKAKKVVCPPPGAAKKTLDTTVPASDGTSAAEKFPFPGSASAAPAGDKPAAEKFPYPGSTPAPAASAPAAPASGASSAGDKFPYPGETSQSPDAVPEGDTPRYVPDSGDSPAPGSPAPAGKASGAGDKAPQPKGAGGDSDSSSSSSSSSSSSSSGGDPFGDDAAPTRRRALPKVARTLSPDERVTEDLKVAKFYSSLGNYTAAYMRSKDATQAMPNDAESHFRLAQAAEKLKKKDEAVAEYNAYLKLDPGGDWAQEAQRSLSELH, from the coding sequence GTGACGAGTAAACTGGAGACTATGGCGAACCGGTTTTCTGTACGCGTGTTGTTGCTGGGTTTTGGGCTGTGTGGTGTGTGCTCGGCGCAGCAGTACACGCCGCTGCCGCCACCGCTGGCGACGGACCCGTGTACGGTGCAGGCGAATCCGGTGATTCCGGTGGAGCCGGACCCGAAGGCGAAGAAGGTGGTATGTCCGCCGCCTGGGGCTGCGAAGAAGACTCTGGATACGACGGTTCCTGCTAGCGATGGGACTTCGGCTGCTGAGAAGTTTCCTTTCCCCGGGAGCGCTTCGGCTGCTCCGGCTGGGGATAAGCCAGCTGCTGAGAAGTTCCCGTATCCGGGGAGTACGCCTGCTCCGGCTGCATCTGCTCCTGCTGCGCCCGCTTCGGGGGCTTCGTCGGCGGGGGACAAGTTTCCTTATCCGGGTGAGACGAGTCAATCTCCGGATGCGGTGCCGGAGGGGGATACGCCGCGGTATGTTCCGGATTCGGGCGATTCGCCTGCTCCGGGTTCACCTGCGCCGGCGGGGAAAGCTTCGGGAGCTGGCGATAAAGCTCCGCAGCCGAAGGGGGCTGGTGGGGATTCGGATAGCTCGAGTTCGAGTAGCAGCAGCTCTTCCAGCAGCAGTTCGGGTGGCGATCCTTTTGGGGACGATGCGGCACCGACGCGGAGGCGGGCGTTGCCGAAGGTGGCGCGGACTCTGTCTCCGGATGAGCGTGTGACTGAGGACCTGAAGGTGGCGAAGTTCTACAGCAGCCTGGGGAACTATACGGCGGCGTATATGCGGAGCAAGGATGCGACGCAGGCGATGCCGAACGATGCGGAGAGCCATTTCCGGCTGGCCCAGGCAGCGGAGAAGTTGAAGAAGAAGGATGAAGCGGTGGCGGAGTATAACGCGTACCTGAAGCTGGATCCGGGAGGGGATTGGGCTCAGGAGGCGCAGAGGTCTTTGTCCGAGCTGCATTAG
- a CDS encoding DinB family protein yields MDLVLQQLQREIGEGLSGLDATQTQLRPSDDATRWSIQQIVEHLLLTYASTCGVFEARIEKKTPTKARPTMRQRAAQWLVLGVGYFPSGVKAPVGVMPGVVEVALSGEELTERAREALERLDRLAVEAERLFGRGRSVSHGVLGPLHVMQWRRFHLVHGEHHLKQVRAIRRANGL; encoded by the coding sequence ATGGATTTAGTTTTGCAGCAGCTTCAACGAGAGATCGGCGAGGGGTTGAGTGGCCTCGATGCTACGCAGACGCAGCTTCGACCGTCAGATGATGCGACGCGGTGGAGTATTCAGCAGATTGTTGAGCATCTGCTGCTGACGTATGCGTCTACGTGCGGTGTTTTCGAAGCGCGGATCGAGAAGAAAACTCCGACGAAGGCGCGACCGACTATGCGGCAGAGGGCCGCGCAGTGGTTGGTGCTTGGGGTGGGCTACTTTCCGAGTGGCGTGAAGGCTCCGGTTGGTGTGATGCCCGGGGTGGTGGAGGTGGCTCTCTCCGGTGAGGAGTTGACGGAGCGAGCGAGGGAGGCCCTGGAGCGACTGGACAGGCTGGCGGTGGAGGCGGAACGGCTGTTCGGGCGTGGGCGTTCGGTCAGCCATGGCGTGCTGGGGCCGTTGCATGTGATGCAGTGGAGGCGCTTCCACCTGGTGCATGGGGAACATCATTTGAAGCAGGTTCGTGCGATTCGCAGGGCGAACGGTCTATGA
- a CDS encoding tetratricopeptide repeat protein, translating into MSLETWTVFVRLIDHGLFRHEAEGLRSIFGGSCLLAAGIVLAAVSLTPAACAAPLLNQWGPDAAQHTDAINFEPDVREAHTLFYNLDYDRALTMFERVQRAHPQSAIAMDYVLMVLVFRELYHQDLLDTTYYAHDSFLSSKRTVSIPDGTRQRIESVTDAAIALCDQQIHNNPNDRNAWFARGYARGMHAAFITLADHSFLAAARQGLAARNDSEQVLKLDPGYQDAKMAIGIQQFAVASLPRLVRMMVGIAGVGGNKEKGLQLLREAGSGGMVTRVESRTALSLFLRHDGRYPEALAVQRGLAQEYPHDYLFRLEEANLTKDEGNGPGAIAAYKAVLADARKPGYFVDPRLQMAWFGLADTERGQNDVRDAAEHYLDASQQPNCSDWLRKRAQLNAGQMFDLLHDRGAAVRQYQYAASGGGDQSQADAARRYMKSPYTGK; encoded by the coding sequence TTGAGTCTTGAGACCTGGACCGTGTTTGTGCGTCTTATCGACCATGGTTTGTTTCGACATGAGGCAGAGGGTTTGAGGTCTATCTTCGGCGGGAGTTGCCTGCTGGCGGCTGGGATTGTGCTGGCAGCGGTGTCACTGACGCCAGCAGCATGTGCAGCGCCGCTGCTGAATCAATGGGGGCCGGACGCGGCACAGCACACCGATGCGATCAACTTCGAGCCGGATGTCCGCGAGGCGCATACGCTGTTCTACAACCTCGACTATGACCGTGCGCTGACTATGTTCGAGAGGGTGCAGCGGGCGCATCCGCAGAGCGCGATTGCGATGGACTACGTGTTGATGGTGCTGGTCTTTCGAGAGCTCTACCATCAGGACCTGTTGGACACGACGTACTATGCGCATGACTCGTTTTTGAGCTCGAAGCGGACGGTGTCTATTCCCGATGGGACGAGGCAACGGATCGAGTCGGTTACCGATGCGGCGATTGCGTTGTGCGATCAGCAGATTCACAACAACCCTAACGACAGGAATGCGTGGTTTGCGCGTGGGTATGCGCGGGGGATGCATGCAGCGTTTATCACGCTGGCGGATCACAGCTTTTTGGCGGCGGCTCGGCAGGGGTTGGCTGCGCGGAACGACAGCGAGCAGGTGCTGAAGCTCGATCCGGGGTATCAGGATGCGAAGATGGCGATCGGGATTCAACAGTTCGCGGTGGCGAGCTTGCCGCGGCTGGTGCGGATGATGGTTGGGATTGCGGGTGTGGGGGGAAACAAGGAGAAGGGGCTGCAACTGCTGCGGGAGGCGGGGTCGGGCGGAATGGTGACGCGGGTGGAGTCGCGGACGGCGCTGTCGCTGTTTCTGCGGCACGACGGGCGCTATCCGGAGGCGCTGGCGGTGCAGCGCGGGCTGGCGCAGGAGTATCCGCACGACTACCTCTTCCGTTTGGAGGAGGCGAACCTGACCAAGGATGAGGGGAATGGGCCGGGCGCGATCGCTGCGTATAAGGCGGTGCTGGCCGATGCGCGGAAGCCTGGGTACTTCGTCGATCCGCGGTTGCAGATGGCGTGGTTTGGGCTGGCGGATACGGAGCGTGGGCAGAATGATGTTCGCGACGCCGCGGAGCATTATCTCGATGCGTCGCAGCAGCCGAATTGCAGCGACTGGCTGCGGAAGCGGGCGCAATTGAACGCGGGCCAGATGTTCGACCTGCTGCATGACCGGGGGGCGGCGGTGAGGCAGTATCAATATGCGGCCTCGGGTGGTGGAGATCAGTCGCAGGCTGATGCGGCACGGAGGTATATGAAGTCGCCGTATACGGGTAAGTGA
- a CDS encoding PspC domain-containing protein, with amino-acid sequence MATPPPSSGGAFRTPGQLVRSRTSRVIAGVCGGFAEHYGWDLNLVRIITAVITFFTVMPLFAYLAAWIIIPDGQYVLPAPPPPPQAASTSESPVT; translated from the coding sequence GTGGCGACGCCTCCACCTTCATCCGGCGGGGCGTTTCGGACACCGGGCCAGCTTGTGCGGTCGCGTACGTCGCGTGTTATCGCGGGCGTATGCGGCGGCTTTGCCGAGCACTACGGCTGGGATTTGAACCTGGTCCGCATTATCACTGCGGTTATCACGTTTTTTACGGTGATGCCGCTGTTTGCGTATCTCGCGGCGTGGATCATCATTCCCGATGGGCAGTATGTGTTGCCCGCACCACCTCCACCACCACAAGCAGCATCCACTTCTGAGAGTCCTGTCACTTGA
- the lysA gene encoding diaminopimelate decarboxylase, whose amino-acid sequence MIISHRPFHYRNRRLHCDGVDLTTLAAEQGTPLYVYSAEQIIHRLSLFGEAFAGRAHTVCYSVKANSSLAILRLLAEQGAGFDIVSGGELERVRKASKAALKRIVFSGVGKQVWEIDAALKADILIFNVESEAELALLAERAKLLGKRARFALRVNPDVFADTHPYISTGLREHKFGIDIGLARAIYRKAAKSAWLDPAGVSVHIGSQIRSVEPFAAALKRVLALIGELKQDGMDIRYVDAGGGLGIEYGAGPFDPETQVKGYAAALQRIFSEAGLDPHLLLEPGRFIVAQAGALLTQVLYVKKNGAKTFVITDAGMNDLIRPSLYQAHHEILPVKQSKGAEDVVDVVGPVCESGDFFARDRAMPKVKRGDLVVLLDAGAYGMSLSSNYNTRFRPAEVLVEGDEARLVRRRETMKDLLGPEILT is encoded by the coding sequence TTGATCATTTCGCATCGCCCTTTTCACTACCGCAACCGTCGGCTGCACTGCGACGGTGTTGATCTCACCACGCTTGCTGCCGAACAGGGAACGCCGCTGTATGTGTACTCGGCGGAACAGATCATTCATCGGCTTTCGCTGTTTGGGGAGGCCTTTGCCGGGCGTGCCCATACGGTTTGCTACTCGGTCAAGGCGAACTCGTCTTTGGCTATCTTGAGGTTGCTGGCTGAGCAGGGGGCGGGGTTCGATATCGTCTCCGGTGGCGAGCTGGAGCGGGTGCGCAAGGCGAGCAAGGCCGCGCTGAAGCGGATTGTGTTCTCTGGCGTGGGTAAGCAAGTGTGGGAGATCGATGCGGCGCTGAAGGCGGACATCCTGATCTTCAACGTGGAGAGCGAGGCGGAGCTGGCGCTGCTGGCCGAGCGTGCGAAGCTGCTGGGCAAGCGGGCGCGGTTTGCGCTGCGCGTGAATCCCGATGTCTTCGCGGATACGCATCCGTATATCTCGACGGGGTTGCGGGAGCACAAGTTCGGGATCGACATTGGGCTGGCGCGGGCGATCTATCGCAAGGCGGCGAAGAGTGCGTGGCTCGATCCGGCTGGGGTGAGCGTGCATATCGGGTCGCAGATCCGGTCGGTGGAGCCGTTTGCGGCTGCGCTGAAACGGGTGCTGGCGCTGATCGGGGAGCTGAAGCAGGATGGCATGGATATCCGTTATGTCGATGCGGGCGGCGGGTTGGGAATTGAGTATGGCGCCGGGCCGTTCGATCCGGAGACGCAGGTGAAGGGCTATGCGGCGGCGCTGCAGCGGATCTTCTCGGAGGCGGGGCTGGACCCGCATCTGCTGCTGGAGCCGGGGAGATTTATCGTAGCGCAGGCGGGAGCTTTGCTGACGCAGGTGCTGTATGTGAAGAAGAATGGGGCGAAGACCTTCGTGATTACGGATGCGGGGATGAACGACCTGATCCGGCCGTCGCTGTACCAGGCGCACCATGAGATTCTGCCGGTGAAGCAGTCGAAGGGCGCAGAGGATGTGGTGGATGTGGTCGGGCCGGTGTGCGAGTCAGGAGACTTCTTTGCGCGGGATCGGGCGATGCCGAAGGTGAAGCGGGGGGATCTTGTGGTGCTGCTGGATGCGGGAGCGTATGGGATGAGTTTGAGTTCGAACTACAACACGCGGTTTCGCCCGGCGGAGGTGCTGGTGGAGGGTGACGAGGCGAGGCTGGTACGGCGGCGGGAGACGATGAAGGATTTGCTCGGGCCGGAGATTCTGACTTAG